From the Argentina anserina chromosome 3, drPotAnse1.1, whole genome shotgun sequence genome, the window CAAAATTAAGGTCTATTCAAAACCAATTACATGTATTATCATAATCGTGGATCTCAAAGTCCTTCAAAACTCTCTAACCTGAATAACCCTCCCCTCCTCTCTCGGTCGGGCAATCATATCTTCCAAAATGAGTTCGTCCACAactcaaaagaaacaaacaaatcttttttctttagGAGTTTTATTCAAATGTCTAGCAATTTCCATCTTAATTTTAATAACCTTTTACATTTCGAGCTTAATCCTCACATCGGTATACATTTTGCGACCTTCTAATCTTCTGAGAACCTTCCAACAAAATTTCTCAGCCCCGGCTACTCGTCCCCACGGGCACTCTCCAACCAATTTAAGACACATTGTGATCGGAATGGTTGGCTCTGTCAAAACATTGAAGCACAAAACAGCTTACATTAAAGCTTGGTGGCGACCTAATGTCACTAGAGGATACCTTTTTTTAGATGGAGTTCCTCCCCGAGAGTTTCTACCTTGGCCTTCATCTTATCCTCCTTATCGTGTCAATGAGAACGTCACCAAATTGAAAGTGTACCCAAAAATAAGGAATCCGATCCAAGTACGAATAGTGCGTTCGATTTTGGAGATATATAGAGAGCGTGACAGGGATGTAAGATGGTATGTAATGTCGGATGATGACACCGTTTTTGTGGTTGATAACTTGGTTGAAGTTCTAGCAAAGTATGATCATACTGAGTACCATTACATCGGTACTCGATCGGAGTTTGTCAAGTCTAATTCCGATTTTTCGTTCGATATGGCATTCGGTGGAGCTGGTTATATCTTGAGTTATCCACTGGTGGCAGCACTGTCAAGAAAGTTGGACGACTGTGTTGATCGATATTCATATTCTTGGTTCAGCGATTTGACATTACATGAATGCTTAACCGATATAGGAGTGACTCTAACTCAAGAAAATGGGCTTCACCAGGTAATCACTTCTTACATACGTGTTCCATGTTAACAACAGGACTATAAGTGTAAGCTTTTGTTATTACTATTGTTGATAACAATTGGTGTTGTTAATTACAGATTGATCTCCGTGGTGATATATCAGGTCTTCTATCGTCTCATCCACAATCTCCATTCCTCTCCATCCACCACCTTGATACTGTTAATCCAATTTTCCCTTCCATGAATCGATCCGAGTCCATTAACCACCTCATGAAAGCTGCAAAAGTTGATCCTTCTCGTCTTCTTCAACAAACAATATGCTACCATAGACCAAGCAATTGGTCTTTCTCAATCTCATGGGGCTATTCTGCTCACATTTACGAAAGTATACTCCCCCGTAGCACGTTACGGAGGCCGCTCGAGACATTCAAGCGTTGGAGGAACGCAAGCCAACCATTCTACATGTTCAATACCAGGTTGCCCTCCAAAAATCCATGTCAAGCTCCCCATGTCTTTTACTTCAAATCTGTTGATCGTCGTGGTGGTGGAAGGAGGACGAAGACTGTTACGACTTATGCAAGAGCAGCTCCGCGTGGTTTGCGGTCATGTTCTTCGAGTGGTAGCCACTCTGCAGATTCCATCACCAAAATTGAGGTATATTCATCGCCGGAAAGACCATTGAAGATGGGAGGGAAGGACTGCTGTGACATAGTGCATGCAAATGATACTCGAGTCATCTACAGGTCTTGCATGGATGGTGAAGTTATCGCATAATTTTTCAGAAGGTTGGTGTTTATGACCGATCCTAAAATTAGGTAGATTTGATTGGAAATTTAGAGACCATGGCATTACAATTCccgaaaatatgaaaatggatCAATGTCATCATTCACTTGTAAACCGATATGCAGAACATATATTCATGTCATTATTATCAAATCGAGATACTAGATTACCAGGTCATCAATAGACAACCCAATTTTTAGAATGAACACATCCGCACCATAAACAGATGAACTCCAAAACATCCCAACCAGCGAAAAAATCACAGAAAGCAGCTGAAGTCCAGTTTCCATAGTCAAATCAAAAGGAGTCTAAGAATTCCAACAAAGCCAAAAAGCTGTAGAGAGATAAGTGAGGACCGCCATTTAAAGATGAGAATATTGCTTCCAGGAGTCAAGAATGACATTGAAGATGCAATCGAATAGGCTATTCGACTCGGTGGCTAGACGACTATGGAAGtaaatttgccgaccaccTTTTTTGACCACCCTCGTGCACACTCACCTAGATGAAAGTCATGTGTCTTAGATTAACTATGATATAACCATGGTtatctatataaattaataacacatgataaaaataaatcaatagTTAATTTAAGAAATTTAAGAATTAACTATGATATAACTATAATAAGTAAAAAAGACACGTGACTTTCATCTAGGTGGGTTTAGGGTGTGCATGAGAATGGTCAAAAAAAGTGATCAGCAAATTTACTTCCAGACGACTATACAACTTTCTGAGGCTGAAGAGGATGATGAGAAAGTGAATGAGCTcaaaagcatttgccaagatGTATCAGTGGGGAGCCAAAAAATGTGGACTTTTAACAGTTTGGCAGTGTAGCAGTGCTACTCTATGTTTTTACGCAAGTCTCATCTCTATCAAACATGTCTCACCTCTAtcagtcatatgaatcatgtCTATCGAAAGGACTAATGTTAAAGTGGAATGCTAATAAAAATGAGTACAATTATTTAGCCTTCATAATTTCTTCTGATGCTAATACATGAACTACACAAGCTCCATCATAGTCAATAGATAACTGTAAAATACTTTTCTTACTGTTAAGATCTCCAGAACAAAATCCTTACAGCatcaagacaaaaaaaaacaatgagaAAATGGGTGAAAAATTGTATAGGCAAAAAGAGAGAATCAAGTAGACAAGGTTGGCTCAGACTCAGCTGGTGTAAATATGATGGTGGAAAACCCATGTAACCTAGCAGATAAACCCCCAATCACTCCAAGTCGTCAAATTGCATAATGTATGCAACAAATGTAGATAACCTATGCCTTGAGAAACTCATCAAATTAGAAAGTGCAACCATGTATAAGTATAACTAATGGGCCTTCTGAATCCCGATTAATCGAGCATAGTCCACCCACCTGCAAAGCAAAGCACGTAGTTCAGTGTCATATTTGCAAGGGAAAAAATTGTTgtacttaaaataaaaattgagaCAGCATAAAGCCTTACAATAATGAACCCAAGAATGTGTTGCCCGTTCGAACAGCAAAGCATATTGCACTTAGCATTAGCTTGTGTTGATGTAGTAGTGGCTCCAACATCCTTTGTTCAATAACACCAGCCAATACTTGGTACCTGTTAAAGAGATTGTGATTAAGAAATTTATTTAATCAATATTCCATTGTCCTCAAGTCTGCACTAATGCAGTAATCCCATTTATACAGCAATCAAAATAGCTCCACCTACAAATATTTGTCCAATGAAATCTTTATCTACTTGGACATCACTTTCACTTCAAATGTCTGATTCCAACTTATGAAGAAAAGTAGTTCACTAGAGCAATTTACAAAAGGTGATTTCAAGGTCCTATTCGGCCTTACACCTGGTTGCTttccaacaaaacaaaataaacaagAGAGCTTAAAGGAAAGAGCCACCTTGaaagaaataatatataatttataccTATGATGTTAAATGTACAATTTGAAAAGTTAGAATTGCCAAGGAAAGACAGCGAAATTGGAAGATAATGCCAGAACTAGTAGCAATTAGACCATAAAACACAACGTAAATATATTACCATTTCACTGAACAAAATAGCAATGATCAAAGTCAAGTACCTGAGATTGCTAGAAACTGCCATATAGACACCATATGCAAGACTAGTGGATACTATAGGTACATTCTCAGCTTCACATTCTGAAGAGCTACCAACAGCCTTCTTTGCATTGATCAAGGCATTTGTAACACTTGTGCCAATCTAATCAAAGACAAGATGCATTATGAATCAGTACTCTGAAACTTAGTGCTATGACCAAAAACTTTGCATAATATTGTgactttttctgttttttaatACATGATATTGTGACTTATACATGAGCAGAAGCTTCACTGCAAGTGTGTCCATTTAACAGATTCAACATTGGTGTCCTTTTTAACCATTATTAGATGAACAGATGAACTCCATAAGATGATATGAAACGACCCGAGGCACTAAATGTTACTtcaaaaagtatatatatgtatgaaaCATGGCTATTAATACTGAGCTGAGtatctgagagagagagagagagagaggatatAAAAATTGGTACAATGTAACATTGGATGAACAGATGAACTCCATAGGATGATATGAAACAACCGGAGGGACTAACTGTTACTTTGCagagtatatatatgcatgaaacTTGGCTATTACTACTGAGCTGGGTATCTGGATATAATGCCCTACCGAGAACAGGTGAATTATAGAACTAATGAAATGCTTCTCAGTCGTTTACAATTCACTTGGTTGAATACAAAATAGACTATTCAGTCACATCCTAGAGACTTTGGCTTCCTCCTACATAATGCATTGGTCTGTCAGGCGCACAGGTTAACCTACAGGTGTCATAATAATTcgagaaacaaaaggtggtcCAGTGAC encodes:
- the LOC126787249 gene encoding uncharacterized protein LOC126787249; the encoded protein is MISLTALHRDPSRDSGLGIQRNGRLPFNTRSPSNDPCEAPHVCYFNSVDRRVEGRKLVTTCSRVALPAPATRPHGHSPTNLRHIVIGMVGSVKTLKHKTAYIKAWWRPNVTRGYLFLDGVPPREFLPWPSSYPPYRVNENVTKLKVYPKIRNPIQVRIVRSILEIYRERDRDVRWYVMSDDDTVFVVDNLVEVLAKYDHTEYHYIGTRSEFVKSNSDFSFDMAFGGAGYILSYPLVAALSRKLDDCVDRYSYSWFSDLTLHECLTDIGVTLTQENGLHQIDLRGDISGLLSSHPQSPFLSIHHLDTVNPIFPSMNRSESINHLMKAAKVDPSRLLQQTICYHRPSNWSFSISWGYSAHIYESILPRSTLRRPLETFKRWRNASQPFYMFNTRLPSKNPCQAPHVFYFKSVDRRGGGRRTKTVTTYARAAPRGLRSCSSSGSHSADSITKIEVYSSPERPLKMGGKDCCDIVHANDTRVIYRSCMDGEVIA